One genomic segment of Coffea arabica cultivar ET-39 chromosome 6e, Coffea Arabica ET-39 HiFi, whole genome shotgun sequence includes these proteins:
- the LOC113696881 gene encoding rust resistance kinase Lr10-like — MEEFLQTNNGLVPITYSYKEIKAMTNNFKEKLGEGGYGSVYKGRLRSVHLAAVKMLNKSKSNGQEFINEVATIERIHHVNVVRLVGFCVIASKCALVYDYMSNGSLDKLIFSDGPDGSPLSWKQACEIAKGVARGIDYLHQGCNMQILHFDIKPHNILLDENFVPKVSDFGLAKLYPMQKSVSTLTTVRGTLGYMAPELFYKRVGRVSHKANVYSYGMLLMEMAGRRRNANEHAEHSSQIYFPSWIYDRFDQGEDIEIRDNATEDEKIVIRKLILLALWCTQMTRDDRPSMREVLEMLEGDLRSLKLPPKQLFYPPDSPISMQRSSHTSPSDESTEPLCSSVALEIEQMDDYTPTFTESFV; from the coding sequence ATGGAAGAATTCCTACAAACGAACAATGGCCTTGTGCCAATTACGTACTCGTACAAAGAAATAAAGGCAATGACCAACAATTTTAAGGAGAAATTAGGTGAAGGCGGCTATGGTTCAGTATACAAAGGAAGACTGCGAAGTGTTCACTTAGCTGCTGTGAAGATgctaaacaaatcaaaatctaATGGACAAGAATTCATCAATGAAGTTGCAACAATTGAAAGAATTCACCATGTGAACGTGGTTCGACTAGTGGGATTTTGTGTGATCGCCTCAAAGTGTGCTCTAGTCTATGATTACATGTCAAATGGCTCCCTAGATAAGTTAATTTTCTCAGATGGTCCAGATGGTTCTCCATTAAGTTGGAAGCAAGCTTGTGAGATTGCAAAGGGTGTTGCTCGTGGGATTGATTACTTGCATCAAGGCTGTAACATGCAAATTCTGCATTTTGACATTAAACCGCACAACATCTTACTCGACGAGAACTTTGTTCCAAAAGTTTCAGACTTTGGACTTGCAAAACTTTACCCGATGCAGAAGAGTGTTTCAACTCTTACTACTGTGAGAGGAACATTAGGTTACATGGCTCCAGAATTGTTCTACAAAAGGGTTGGAAGAGTCTCGCATAAGGCAAACGTTTACAGCTATGGAATGTTACTAATGGAGATGGCAGGAAGGCGAAGAAATGCAAATGAGCATGCTGAGCATTCAAGTCAAATATACTTCCCTTCATGGATATATGATAGATTTGACCAAGGAGAGGACATAGAAATCAGAGATAATGCCACTGAAGATGAAAAAATAGTTATAAGAAAATTGATTTTGCTGGCATTATGGTGCACACAGATGACACGGGATGATCGTCCTTCAATGAGAGAGGTCTTAGAAATGCTTGAAGGTGATCTTAGGAGCCTAAAATTGCCCCCTAAACAGTTGTTTTATCCTCCAGATTCACCCATATCCATGCAAAGAAGCAGTCATACTAGTCCCTCTGATGAGTCAACAGAACCACTGTGTAGCTCTGTTGCTTTAGAAATAGAGCAGATGGATGACTATACTCCTACATTCACTGAAAGCTTTGTATAG